A single Xylanimonas cellulosilytica DSM 15894 DNA region contains:
- the pstB gene encoding phosphate ABC transporter ATP-binding protein PstB: MSQRIDVKDLNIYYGDFLAVEGVSMVIEPKSVTAFIGPSGCGKSTFLRSINRMHEVIPGAYVKGEILMEGVDLYGSDVDPVAVRRNIGMVFQRPNPFPTMSIRDNVLAGVKLNNKKISRSAADELVESSLRGANLWNEVKDRLDKPGSGLSGGQQQRLCIARAIAVKPQVLLMDEPCSALDPISTLAIEDLIQDLKSEYTIVIVTHNMQQAARVSDKTAFFNIAGTGKPGRLIEMDDTPVMFSTPREKSTEDYVSGRFG; the protein is encoded by the coding sequence ATGTCCCAGCGCATCGATGTGAAGGATCTGAACATCTACTACGGCGACTTCCTCGCCGTGGAAGGTGTGTCGATGGTGATCGAGCCGAAGTCGGTGACGGCGTTCATCGGTCCGTCGGGGTGTGGGAAGTCGACGTTCCTGCGGAGCATCAATCGGATGCACGAGGTGATTCCGGGGGCGTACGTCAAGGGTGAGATCTTGATGGAGGGTGTGGATCTGTACGGGTCGGACGTGGATCCGGTGGCGGTGCGGCGGAACATCGGGATGGTGTTCCAGCGGCCGAACCCGTTCCCGACGATGTCGATCCGGGACAACGTGCTGGCCGGGGTGAAGCTGAACAACAAGAAGATCAGCCGGTCGGCGGCGGACGAGCTGGTGGAGTCCTCGTTGCGGGGGGCGAATCTGTGGAACGAGGTCAAGGACCGGTTGGACAAGCCGGGGTCGGGGCTCTCGGGTGGTCAGCAGCAGCGGTTGTGCATCGCGCGGGCGATCGCGGTCAAGCCGCAGGTGTTGTTGATGGATGAGCCGTGCTCGGCGTTGGACCCGATCTCGACGTTGGCGATCGAGGATCTGATCCAGGATCTGAAGTCGGAGTACACGATCGTGATCGTGACGCACAACATGCAGCAGGCGGCGCGGGTCTCGGACAAGACGGCGTTCTTCAACATCGCGGGCACGGGCAAGCCGGGCCGGTTGATCGAGATGGACGACACCCCGGTGATGTTCTCGACCCCGCGGGAGAAGTCGACCGAGGACTACGTCTCGGGCCGCTTCGGCTGA